DNA from Daucus carota subsp. sativus chromosome 1, DH1 v3.0, whole genome shotgun sequence:
GATGTTAACATGCATGATGTTTTGGAGGTGAAGAATGTTGTaggtttttttttacaaaatgttgCAGGGTATTTAATCGTTTTGTTCTGCACGTAGCAGTAGAATAGTTGGTATAAaccaaatttttatatgattaaagtcaaaaaatattaatttcttatatgattaaagtcaaaaaatattaattgatcacTCGATTTCAAGTTAATTTACGAATAAACtctgattattttaattaaaatatgttattaattttaGCAGAGAACATCCCTCCCTTAACCCTaattctctctagcctctctcttgTCGTGGCCGCATGGCTTCCATCATATTTTcgacaaaaaaatatttgtagttagattttaaatagaaaaattacTCAAGACCTTTTCTATATATCTAAACTAGTCACAGTTTATTCCAGTCATATATTCTTTTATGCACtacacataatttattttcaatcatatatttttttatactaaAACGAGTTCTAGAACATAATTATTGAAGTGATAAGAAAGGTGTgcttttttataaatgaaaaaaatatgaaataattgtTTTGAAATGTGAAGGTCGATAATTTTTGGTTCTTAGACGACTTTTGGCTCTTGATTTTTCCTCACGATAAGATTTTTGACTTTTCACTTGATAGCCTGTAAAAAGTCACTAAGCTTGTAAAAGAGATGatataaataagataataatatctatttttttttctctgttATCGGGTTCCTCTCAATTTCCTTTCTACCTATTTTATTACATAACAGAAATATACACATGCATTCACAAGGTACAAGAGTAGTAGTCGTATGGTTGATAGAGAAAATTAAGAATCTAGCACAAGTTTTTAACTcttgaaaatcaaaattcatGGACAATTAGCAGGCAAAATCAGTGGGAGGACCGGGTTGGAGCCAACCCTGGCCTAAACTTGGAGGATCCTCCCGTGGCCGGAGGACTTGGAGGATGGCTGACAACACTTCAAATGACAGATTtgaaatgatttttaattttatataataataagttgatttgtttaataagtTAGTTAGcaatgtaaaattaaaaaacagcATAAAAATAGATGTTAGTTgggtgttttaaaaaaaaacaaatttgttgttatacatgtaatttaaattattgtacataatttacaataatttatatattaaatcatctaaataaattataatttaaattatttactttTAGCGTATAGTATtaagttattttaaattatactttttattttaaactcaactAAAAACATTTTACTCATCATATTCTCTTCGCAGATGACTGTTATGTTTTCTGCAAAGCTAGTATTGAAAGCGCCAACCAAGTCATGACAATGCTTCAAGTCTTTGACCAGGCTTCGGGACAAAAGGTCAATGTTGACAAGTCATCGGTCTTTTTCAGTAGAAACACTGGTTCTGATCTCAAGCTGGAAATATGTAACAAGCTCCATTTCAACGAAGCGGACGAAAACAGCTCATACCTTGGTCTCCCAAGTCTAATCACAAGAAGCAAATCTGCAGTTTTTGGGTATGTCAAAGAAAAACTACAGGACAGAGTCCATAGTTGGGACAAAAAACAGATATCGAGAGGAGGGAAAGAAATTTTGATCAAATCTGTTGGTCAAACTCTCCCGAATTATACCATGAGTGTTTTCCTTTTGCCAGTAGAAACGTGCAAAGACTTAGAGCGAACTATGAGCAAATACTGGTGGAAATCTGATGGCAAGAAAGAGAAAGGCATACACTGGTTTTCTTGGGATAAAATGTGTTTGAGAAAAGCTAATGGAGGAATGGGATTTAGCAATGTAAGGGACTTTAATATAGCTCTTCTCGGAAAGCAGGCATGGAGAATCATTCAGTTCCCAGAAAAACTAGTAAGCCAAGTTTTCAAAGCTCGATATTTCCCAAATGGATCTTATCTGGAAACCCAACTCGGAAGCAACCCCAGCTACATATGGCGTAGCATTCTGGCAGCACAAGATATGATTAAACAAGGAGTCTCATGTCGGGTTGGATCTGGTAAAACTATAAGCATCTTAAACTCTCCTTGGTTACCATCAGAAACTGATCCATACATCCATACTCAGAGTCAGTCAATTGTAAATCAAAAGGTTGCAGCTCTAATGGTTAATGGCGAAAGAAAATGGGATGAAGAAGTGATTCCTGACATATTCTCTCAAAGAGATGCAGAGATGATTCTCAGCATTCCTCTTGAACATGACAATGTGGACAACTGGTATTGGAGACGTGACAAAATTCGGAATGTACACAGTTAAAGGAGGTTATCTCTTCCTTCAGGAGTTGAAGCAAGGTGCTCATCGAGATAATAATTCAGGGTTTTGGCGAAGTTTGTGGAACTTAAAAATTCCACCAAAAGTGAAAAACTTTTTATGGAGAGCTTCAAGTAACTGTTTGCCAACTAAAGACATGCTGCGTATCAAAAGAGTCCCAGTTGATAGTTGGTGTCCCACATGCAACGCATTTCCTGAAACCACAGTGCACTCTTTGCTTACTTGTTCTTTTGCACTTCAATGCTGGAATTTGACAGATTTCTCGACTACTTTAGACACTTTTGGTTCCTTTCAAGAATGGCTTCAAGCAATCTTTGATCAGAAAAGGAAATCGGACGTGGAGATCATAGCAATGATTAGTTGGATGCTCTGGAAAAACAGAAATGATGTGGTCTGGAAGCAAAAATGTATGGACGTTTCAAGTATTGTAACAGCGGCGTTATCTGTCCTTAATCAATGGAAATTTGTTCAAGACAGGTCCTTCAACATTTCATTGGGTTACATGACTTGAGACGATGGCTCAGAACAATGGTGTGCCCCTACAGTTGATAGAATTAAGGTTAACTCCGATGCAGCAATCTTTGAAAATCCAAACAGGTACAGCTATGCTTTCGTTGCCAGAAATCATAATGGTACTCTTATAGAAGCAAAATCCAGGTGTGCCCAAGGATCTATATCTCCTGTTTTGGCAGAAGCGATGGGAATTTGGGAAGCTCTTAGCTGGATAAAAACCAGGAAGCTGTCAAATGTGGACGTTGAAGCTGACAGCCTAGAACTAGTTCAGTGGATACGTAGCTCTTACACAAGTTTATCCTATGTTGGCCGCATGGTAGATAAGTGTAAAAACCTCTTGGCAGGAATGAGCAGTCAAAACGTGATGTTAAGATTTGTTAAACGATCTGCAAATAGAGTAGCTCACTATTTAGCGAGATACAGCTATTTACCAGCTGATCGTAGTTGGAGGGTGGAGAATGTTCACCCGGAATTTGATTATGTTTTATGTAATGATTTGAGGAAATAAAATCTTCATTttccggcaaaaaaaaaaaacattttactCATGAAAAGTTATTAGAAAAGTCACGGGAGAATGTGAAAAGTTAAAAAGAAATCTAGAACTATAACTACTTGTTTGCTGTTTCTGGGCTCGAATTTTGCTGGGCTCTCTACACCAGTTATAAGTAAATTAGTCGGCCCATATACTATTGgccttttaatatatttcttttaatgttAAACGAGTAGGAATTTATTATCTAGATGATATGATTTtacatcaaaataatatattttttaaaatattctggTGATATGAATTGTAATGATAGTGATCGCATTCTTTATTCTCATCGAGTCTACttctcatatattatttttcaaatatttataagatattaaaactaaaaataaaatgcTTACGTTTTTCTTTTACACTTCTTTTACATTTAAAATACTATTAACACACCCCGTAAAGTGACatgtagggctgagcattcggtcggttcggttcggttcgcttagttcggttcaaaaccgaaccgaaataatcgaaaaccaaattagcctcttttttttaaatcgaaccgaaccgaaccgaattagtaatctggaccgaaccgaccgaattatttcgattcggttttggtttcaaaaaaccgaaatttttaaacaacctgCTTATTTCCTTGTACAttacaattaataattaaaaatgtcATTCAACCAAACTTCCCTACACAACTTAAAACAGCAAATTAAAGTCTGGAaacttaggttgtgttcacttggagtgaatagaatggagggagaatggaatgaattttgtacttaaAAAGagtgttgataaaaaaaaatgtatacaattttcattccttcaatcattccattcatattattttaactagaattctatcccacatgttttggaaggaatgctcattccatctctacatcatatttctttacaatctttaacacaaataaattgaactcattcatatttagtcactattaactcatactttcttctttctccataaaaatTCTATATagtttttcattccattctcccctcgttccattccatccaagtaaaCACAGCATTGTTTACATCAAAACAAATTCAGAATGACTGATTCCTGCAGGCTGCATCTTTTCTTGTTTGAACTcagattaataaattaataacaatCAGCAAGTAAAACACTATGATTCTCGACCTAAAAATCAAACCCAATATATTAGATTCGAAATCAAAATCTAAGATTCTCTACCTAAAGATCAAATTAAGAAAAACATTAAAGAGGTAATCATATAATCTCAAATCTTAATCCAAATTAGGTAAAATATTAGCTGAAATCGTAAGCTAATTATAGAAATAGAAGCTCGCCAAAGATGAGGAATATAACCTGGAATTGAAGATGACGACTCGTGTAATCGTGTTGCTGATGCTGGAGATAAAGATTAGAAGATGAGGAGGTGATTCGTGTTTGATAATCGGAGAGCCCGGTGAGAGCCTGAGAGGAGTGTCGCGCCGCTTCGTGTAATCGTGTCAGCCAGGAGGTGATTTGAACTTAAGATTCCAGGTTATCTACTTATCTGTGTTgtatgtattatataactagcttataacccgcgtaactagcttataacccgcgTAAGGCACAggatctttttaattatttataaactttttaaatatattataaatagtgtgaaaaaatttaatttataaataataaattaaaattgtatgtatcatgtcaaagtattaaattcttatcaatttttaaattattttaagtaaaatatgtgaCACCAActcttattagattatatttataaatgtattttatattagaattattataatgtggttaaaatatttttttaaaaattttttatggttcgagattaaaattggtaaacacaatttgttttgaattaagacgatgaatcataaacatgcaataagatggtagaatttgttttggattaagaaaaagtttttgcattcgttcctcacataaatcgggcttattaattttataatatattagataaaaataattttgtgacggcgtgatttatatgattctacaaataaaattggtagaaaatatttaatttcgatttaaataaatcataaataggTGAAatatagaatttgttttggattcagaaaaagaattataaacatgcaagtagatatcagttgtttTATGGAAcggaagttaattttgttttaatctaacggtgcttatttgttcaatatacgatccgatggataaatctaattttgtgacggtgcaatttatacgattctataactaaaatttgtaggaaatattttttttggattaaaaaaaaccaaaaacacatgaaagacataatttgttttgaattcagaaaaggaattataaacatgcaggtagatgtcagtttccttatagaacagaatttaattttgttctaatctaacggtgcttatttgttcaatatacgatccaacggatgataaggtTTTGGACCATaagaccatgcgaccaaattatctcccttatgcttattatatatactagcttatagcccgcgCAAGGCGCGGGAGcttttgaattatttataaattttttaaatatattgtaagtggtgtgaaaaaatttgatttatattaaaatttttaaataaaatatttcaataaaataaaattcgaaattatgatttgtttgtaaattagaactttggtaaatacatcatcacagtCATTAAtagtttcaaataaattattttaatcaagcaattgcttttctcgtatgtatcatgccaaagtattactccctccgtccctttgaattctatacactttccttttcgggatatcccattcaattctatacacttCAAAACTTCcccaaaatagtaaacttttataatataaaaatcccatccacccactaacttcatctacttttctcaatctatcacttaaatattaataggtCCCGCCACTTtatctacttttctttctctttcttattactttacattaccttatacacttttcttagtctccgtatCCAATACAAATGTATACATctcaaagggacggagggagtaaattttatctattaaattttaatatattttgagtggaatacgttatgccaactcctattagattatattaataaatttattttatattaaaattattataatgtgatttaaatatttttcaaaaaatttatatggttctaaattaa
Protein-coding regions in this window:
- the LOC135150218 gene encoding uncharacterized protein LOC135150218 yields the protein MLRIKRVPVDSWCPTCNAFPETTVHSLLTCSFALQCWNLTDFSTTLDTFGSFQEWLQAIFDQKRKSDVEIIAMISWMLWKNRNDVVWKQKCMDVSSIVTAALSVLNQWKFVQDRYSYAFVARNHNGTLIEAKSRCAQGSISPVLAEAMGIWEALSWIKTRKLSNVDVEADSLELVQWIRSSYTSLSYVGRMVDKCKNLLAGMSSQNVMLRFVKRSANRVAHYLARYSYLPADRSWRVENVHPEFDYVLCNDLRK